GATCTTTCCCCACAAGTGAAGAGATTTTGAAAATATACGGCATCTCCAAACCAGCGGTTTTCAATATATCTTCCTGTTTGAGTACTTCCTCAGTTTTTCCATCCGCAAGTAATTTGCCTCGATGCAATACTAAAGTTCTCTTGAAGTATTCAAAAACAAAATCCATGTCGTGTGTGATCGCTATGATGGTTTTTCCATTTTTCTCCAGCTCTAGTACAAGTTCTCCGATTCTCTTTACGTGATACCTGTCCTGCGCAATCGTTGGTTCGTCGAAGATGATAACTTCGGGATCCATCGCGAGCACGGACGCGATGCAAAGTAGCTTTCTTTCGGAGAGTGTTAAATCGTACGGATGATCGTTAACCTTCCCTTCAAGCCCGACGAGTTTCAACGCTTCTATCGCTCTTTCATAGGAATACTGCTTGTCCTTGAAAATGTTTAGCGGGCCAAACATCACCTCGTCAATTACTTTGCTTTTGAATATTTGATCAGATGGATCTTGAAATACCAATCCGACCACCTTTGCAAGCTGAGCCACCGTTTTTTGTTTAGTGTTGACACCTTTGACCCACACGTCCCCCACAGTGGGTTTCAGTAGTCCTTTGAGAATCTTGACAAATGTTGTCTTTCCAGCACCGTTTTGCCCGACTATTGCCGTCGAGGATGCGTTCAGAGAAAGGTTGATATTTTCCAAAACAAATTTGCCTGGCTTGTATGAAAACCACAGATTTTCTACTTTAACGACCGGTTCCACAAAATGCACCTCTCAAGATTTCGACGGCTTCCGAGAACTTTACGGGATAATATCCACGGGAATTTTTCAAGTTCAACTTTTTGCACAACTTTGTGTGGAGTGGTTCCCCGACCATATAGTCATCGATCTCGGACAGCGAAAAAATCTTCTCCGGTTCATCGAACGCAATCAGTCTGCCTTCGTGAAGAAAGATAATTCTGTCAGCGTATTCGACGAGCAACTCGTATTTGTGTTCAACCAGAACGATCGTAGTCCCGTGTTTCTTCATTTCGGAAATTACCTCAAAAACCTCGATCGTTCCAGCAGGATCAAGCTGTGAGGTCGGTTCATCCAGGATCAGGATTTCAGGCTGGAGAACCAGAATGCTTGCTATTGCGAGCCTTTGGAGTTGGCCACCTGATAGTTCAAATGGGTTTTCATCCCTCTTTTCCCACAAGTCCAAGTCTTTTAAAACTCTCTCCACCCTCTCAATAACCTCTTCCCGAGGAATCCCGAGATTTTCGAGTCCGAAAGCCACTTCTTCATATACCGTCATCCTGGCTCCAGAAATCTGCGAGAACGGATTTTGCAAAACAAGACCAATTTTATTCACAAGCTTTTCGGGTGGAATCTCCCGTACATCTTCACCGTCCAACAACACTTTTCCGGAGTATTTTCCCTTGAAAAACCTTGGAACAAGACCTGTGAGTGCGAGACAGAGCGTCGATTTTCCGGCACCGCTCCGGCCAATAACACCTACGCATTCACCACGTTCAATCGAGAAACTTACATTTTCGAGTGCGTTTCTATTTGAAAATGGATAAGCGTAGGTAAGGTTCTCAACCCTTATTTTCTGTGTGATCACTTCAACACTATCCACGATACTATCCTCCAAGTAATCGAACCATACAGTATAAACTGAAACAGTCTAACTAAGAACTTATCAAGTTTACTTTCAGCGAACTCCTTCAGGAAAGTTCGTTTGGTCCTCACCGCAAAGCCCCTCATTTCAAGTGCAAGTGCCCGTTCACGCGCTTCAACTAAGGAACCAAGCACAAGTGGGCCTATTAATGCAAAGAAGGCCCTGAGCTTCTTGAGAAAACTTCCCTCCATCTCAAGACCCCTGGAACGTTGTGCATCGATTATCCTTGTAGCTGTTGAGAGCATCTGTGGAACGATTTGCAGCACCGAAGCAAGCACGTACCCAAACCTCGGTGACAACCCCCTCCGAACAAGGTCGTCGATCAAATCCGAAGGGCACGTCGTCAATACCAACACTCCGAAGGCCGAGATCATGGTAAAGAGCCTGAGAACAAGCACGGTTGCACGTTGAAGACCTTCGGAATAGAAGGTAATACCGAACAGGGAAAACAAAGACGTTCGGTTTCCAACGTAGAACATCCCTTGGATAACAACGATGGAAATCGAGAGGACTAATACAACAAAAAGCAAATTGGTGAGGTACTTTAAAACTTTTGCAACGGAAGTCAGAAATACCGAGAGTCCTAAGAAAACTCCTCCAACCACGATGGATGGGAACAGAAACGTCACAACCGTGGACGTTAAGGCAAACATGAGCTTGGTAAATGGTGCAAGTCTGTGTACAAGTGTATCCCGTTCAACGTAAAGGCTAAGGACGCGCATACAGTTTGGTCATTCTCCCTGGAACGTGTAGATCAACGTCTTTGGTAGCGATTTGAATATTACGAACGCGATAATGGCTGACAGCACTTTATCAACCAAATCCACAACCAACTCGTCGAAAAACGATGCTATCCAAACATTGATCCCTTTACTTCTGAGGAACGCAAACAACGCATCACCCCAGATATTTCCCGTCTGCCCTTCCCAGAATACAACGTTCAAGGGAACGGAGATGACCGTGGCAACAAGAGCAATTATTAAGCCGCTTAAAATTGCTTTCAGCATAGTTTCAAACATTCTTGCCTTGTACAACGCGCCTGCCGATAAACCTATACCCACACTTGTTAGTGCGTAGATGAGTGAAACAGGCCCCGCGGTCAAACCGTAAATTATATTATTGATCGCACCGCTGATCGCACCGACAACTGGACCGGCAAGCATCGCCGCCAGTATCGTGCCGATGGAATCAAGCCAGAGTGGTAACTTCAACGCCTCGGCAAAAAACTTTCCTGCATAGTTGATACCAACAGCCACGGGTATGAGTACCAGAACGGCTGTGGTGAACTTTCCCCTCATCAACCTCGATCCCTCCCCACTTATGGAGTACCATAACCTACTCTAATTATACACTAACACACGTTCAAATTCTAAACGTAATGGCAAACAATCTTAACAGAATTTCGCTAAATTAGACGTGAACACTCGCAAGGAGGGGAACTTTTAATGGCCAAAACCACAGTAAGGGAGTTCTTTAAAGGATCCGTCTTGAGAATGCTCCTTTCGGTGAGTACCGTTACAGTTTTCGTCTTCGTGGTACTTTTGGGAATATTTGTGAAAAGGACGGAGAACGCAATATCCAAAATGATATACACTCAGGTGAAGAACCAGGTATCACTCGTGGAAACCGCGATAAGAAACTTCGTAGAAGTTTACGAGGAATCTGTTCACGAGGTCGTTTCACAAATGGTGAATGTCTTGAAGAACGAATCGCAACTTGACAAAAAAATCGTTGACACGTACGTGAACGTTTACTTATCGTATTTCACGCCGCCGTTTGAAGAAATAAGTTACGAAATCTTAGAAAGCAAAGAAAAAAAGCAACAAATCGATGGCCAGAGCTCTATGATCGAGTTCGATACGTTAACGAGGAGATTCTACTTCCGAGTTTTCAAGAAAATTCTTGGGGAGAAAGACATCGTGCTAACTTTCTATTTACCATCCGATACCTTAGATTCTTACCTGAAGAAAATAGACTTTTCAGATTTCTCAGTTATCAACAAACTAATTCTACTCGACAGCGAAACCATGCGCGCGATTTTTAGAATTGAAAGCAGGTCGAAAAGGAATACTTTTCTGATTTCAAAGACGATTAGTTATCCGGGTGAACTAAAACTTTTCGGTCGATCGCTACAAATATACGTGGAAACGTGTTACGAAGAGATCGTTTCTCCGTTGATTGCCCTAATGTCGTTCGTACTGTTTTCAATTTTGTACCTCTCGCTGAGGATTTCCCGCTACTCTAACCATTTAATAACGGAAATAGAGAAGATAGACAACGCACTGTCAGATTTTCAAAACGGTACCTGCCGTTATGACTTGTACAGCGATTTGGTTGAAATTGACAAAACCCTCGACACCCTCAGGCATACACACGAGCTAATTTTCCATCAAATAAACGAGCTGCAGAACTCGAACGCGCGAATTGAGGAACTGTACACCGAGGTTCAGGAACTATCGAAAGAACTTCGTGATGCTTTCTTTGACTTTGCACAACGCTTGGCAACGGTAGTTGAAGGTTTCGAGGAAGAGACTGCCAAACATGTTTATCGAACACGTGCGTTGACAGAGTTGATAGTGAGAAGACTTGATATCCCTCAGGACTACAAAGAGGAGATTGTGCGTTATTCAACACTCCACGATATCGGGAAGATTTTCATCCCCAAAGAATTGTTGAACAAACCAGGCAAACTGAGCAAAGAGGAATTCGAAGAGATTAAAAAGCACACGATTTACGCCAAAAGACTCCTAACTCATCCAAGGTTCAAAGTAGCGTTAAACATAGCGCTTTTCCATCACGAAAATTACGATGGGACGGGATACCCGTTTGGGCTGGTTAGTGATGAGATACCTCTTGAAGCCCGCATTGTGAAAATCGTTGATGTGTACGACGCACTGCGAAGTGATAGACCGTACAAGAAAGGAGTCTCGCACGATACTGCGATTAGAATAATGACCGAGGGAGATGGTAGAGTCATGCCTTCCCACTTCGATCCCGAGTTGTTGAACATCTTCCTAAGTTTGGAGGAAGATGTGAAGTTACTTTACCAAAATACCAATATCGACGCTTTGACGTTGTGAAGCCATGATAGGTGTTTTTGATGTACCCATTCAGGTACACCCGTGAGGGGATCTTGATTTTTAGTTTTGCTATGATATAATCTCTTGTGGTCTTGTAAGCTCCTCAGGTGTGGAGAGGTGGCCGAGGGGTCTAAGGCACACGCCTGGAGAGCGTGCGGTGGGCAAAACCCACCCGTGGGTTCAAATCCCACCCTCTCCGCCAAAGTATCGAGTCTTGAAAGTGAACCGGGACGGTAGTCCCGGTTTTTCGATTAATATTTGGGACCCTTTGGAGGTGTTAGCGTATGTCCGGATTGAGTCCGAAGGAAATTGCCTCTCGAGTCGGTGAGATCGCAAAACCGATCATCGAGAGCTTGGGATATGAGTTATTCGATGTGAAATACAAACTACAGGCCGGTAGATGGGTACTAACCATAGTAATTGATAATCCAAGAGACTACGTAAGTACAAGAGATTGCGAAATAGTCTCCTACGAACTTGAAAAACAGCTGGATGCATCCGACTTTATTCCCGGAAGTTACATTCTCGAGGTGTCGTCACCGGGACTTGATAGGCCTTTAAGGAACATAAACGATTTTGAAAGGTTCGTTGGTAAGCTTGCGAAGGTCAAGGCCGGGAAAACGTACAAAGGTTATATAAAGTCCGTCAACAAGGAGACTGGAAATATCGTACTTGATGTTGACGGTAAGGATATCGAAATAAACATCGATGAGGTAAAAAGTGCAAATTTGGAAATAGACTTTTAAGGGAGGTAAGCCAGGATGAACAGTGCGATGCTCTTGGAAGCGCTCAGGGAACTGGAAAGGGAAAAGGGAATAAGTATAGACGAGTCGATTGAGATTCTCGAAAAGGCTCTAATGAGCGCTTATAAGAACCGAACCGGTGAGCGCAACATCGAAATTGTCATCAACAAACATTCCGGTGAAATTGAACTGTACCAGCTCCTTGAAGTCGTCGACAAGGTGGAGAACGAGAACCTTCAGATCTCCTTGGACGAGGCTCTAAAAATCAAGCCTGACGCAACGATTGGTGATATTGTCAAGCGAAAGGTGAACGTGAAAAAGCTCGGAAGGTTCGCGGTACAGGTCGCCAAACAGGTGCTCATCCAGAGGATTCGAGAGATCGAGAAAGAGAAGCAGTACGAAAAATACGCCGATCTCGTGGGGCGTGTGGTCACCGCGGAAGTTCTGAGAGTTACACCGGAGTTTCTGGACATCAGGATAGGAAAACTCGAAACGCACTTACCGAAGAAAGAATGGATCCCGGGGGAGCAGTTCGAACAATCGGACTTGATCAAAGTCTACGTGCGTGAGGTTAAAAAGGACAAGAAGGGGCCCAAGATAATAGTCTCTCGCACGGACCCAGAGTTCGTGACCGGTCTTTTGAAGTTGGAGGTTCCCGAAATCGAAGATGGTATCGTTGAAATCGTGAAGATCGTAAGGGAACCAGGTGTACGCTCGAAGGTCGCTGTAATTTCGAAGGACCCGAAGGTTGATCCAGTGGGTGCGTGCATCGGCCCCGAAGGTACCAGAATTGCATCGGTACTGAGGGAACTTAAGGTTGAAAAGATCGATATCATCAAATGGTCCAACGATCCGAAAGAATTGATAGCCAACGCGCTTCTTCCGGCTAAAGTCATAGAAGTTGAAATTCTCGATCCGGAGATGAAAGCTTCAAGAGTTCTGGTTTCACCAAACGAACTTTCACTTGCGATTGGTAAAGCTGGACAAAACGCGCGACTCGCAGCGAAGCTAACAGGCTGGAAGATAGACATTAAGCCCATCATGAATGCTTGATGTCCGCCAATTCAAAAACAGAGCGAAAGCCGAGGCAACGTAAAAATTGCAAAATACTGTAAAGGGGTGCGGAATGATGCATGTCGACAGTCTAAAGAAAGAACTGAAGGAAAGAAAATACAGGATGACCCCGCAGAGAGAGCAAGTTTTGAAGGTTTTCATAGAAACGAACAGCGAACACCTTGGGGCTGAAGAAGTTTACAGGTACCTCTTAAGCAAGAGAATCAACGTGAGCAAGGCAACTGTGTACAGAACGGTCGACTTACTGGTAGAGCTTGGGTTCCTACGCAAGTTGCAGTTCGACGAGGGTGTTTACAGGTACGAACTGGTTGATAAGGACAACAAGCACTCGCACTTCATATGCAACTCCTGTGGTAAGATCTACGAGTTGAAAGATGAGCTCTCACCGGACAAAATACTGAAGGACTACACTGATCTACTCAGGGCCCAGGGATTTGAAGTGAACGAATTTGATGTTAAATTCCGTGGCATGTGTCCGAAATGCTCTAAGAAAACACGGAAAGATAAATGAGGAACAAATAAAGACTAAGTCCTTTGAAAGTCATCACTGAAGTTTTTCAAGCTCCTCGGTCAATGAAATGTATACTCCAAAGGTGAATCCGAAAGCGATCGCGATGATCCAATGACTGGGTAGTAATGGTAGTCTTGAAAAAAGACTCGCGATGAATCGTACGAACCAAACGAAAGGAAGCAAAGCCTTTAGTATCAATTTTGCAAGTGCGTGAAGCTGTAGCACGAATGTTGCAAAGGCCGAGGTTAAACCGAACATGATTATCTGAACTGGAAAGCCGACGATAAGCGTTGCGATCGGAGAGAACACGTTCACATCGGAAATCAACGAGACGAACGGTGCGCTACCAAGGAAACCACCAAGTCCGGACACGATGTTCTTAAACTTACCCTCGTACACGAGTACACCGAGTGTGGCAAGGAAGGTCATGTAGAACGAGAGTGAAAAGACAATCTCCGGATTAAATAGTACCATGAATAACCCCGTCAACGAAACAACGTTGACGGGGTTTACTTTTACATCGACCAACTTGAACAGTACCGAAACGTATATCATCAAAAGTGCCCTTACCGCGGGAACGTTTAATCCCGAGCCCACAACGAAGACGGTGGGAAAGATCAGGGGGAGTATCAACCTCGCGTTTCTTCGATAAATTAAAAGGCTTATGAGCTTGTCGGAAATCACGTACAGCATACTTACGTGCATCCCGGAAACGCAAAAGATGTGGAAAAGCCCACTCTTCACAAAGGATTCATCGCGGGACGCGTCTCCAAAGAGACTCGGGTAAAACGGTTCAACCTCACGGGAGAAATCCCGAAATCTTTGGAAAGTTTCAAAAATTTTGGACCTTAATGAAACGTAATTCTTCACCTTGACGATGACTCTCGGCTTCACGTAGAAAACTGGATAGCTCTTTGCCCTCCTGAGCTCTCCCTTTAGATAAACTATCGTGCCCACGTCCAGTCGTTCGTACAACCGGACGTCAAATCCCAGCTTTCTCCAACGTCTTCCATCATAGTAAGATAATGAAAGGATCGACGATTCACCTTGTACCGATTTCACCGTACCCACGAACTCGACGTTTTTCACCACTTCAAGAGGGGAATTCGTTACCAACACGAGGTTTGCGAAGAAAAGGAAGAATAAAAAGAGAGCCACTTTGGGTCTTTTGTAAAGTGCAAACGTCGCGAGTAAACAATAAGGTGGGAACCTTACAGCGGTCCCCACCAGCGCACCAATTACGGATGCCGAAAAGTAGTAGAACGTTAAGTACCTTGGACTTGAACTTCCTAAGCTTCGCATCACTGCAAATCGACTTATGACAGATTAAGCACCGAACTTTTCTAATCTACCCGCGTACGCAAGTATTAGGTTCATCACGTCAGTTGAATGAATCGTTCCAAGTGACCCACGTGCACATTCGAATTCGTTGAACGCCTTTGACATGCCTTTTCTGGTATGTTTTGCGCAGAAGAGGATCGGCACCGGATGGAAGGAGTGTCCCTTCATCGCACACGGTGTTGAGTGGTCACCAGTTATCACCAAAACGTCCGGATTGAGCGAAAGTATCTCCGGAATTACGCGATCCACATTTTCGATAACATGAACCTTTTCGTCGAACTTACCATCTTCACCGTAGGAGTCGGTCTTCTTAACGTGCACGAAGAAGAAGTCGTAGTTGTTCCACTCTTTCTTCAGAGTCTCGATCTCGTCTTCAATCGTTTGTCCAGTTGGAATTACTGTCATTCCCACGAGCTTTGCTAATCCTCGGTACATTGGATAGACCGCGATGGCACCAGCCCTCAACTTGTAAACTTCCGGGAATTGTGGTAGTTTCGGATACTTGGAGAAGCCTCTCACGAGTGCAAAGTTCATCTTCGGTTGATCTTTCAAGACTTCCTTTATCCTCTCAAGGAGCTTATTCACGATACGCGCGGTCTTCTCCGCTTCTGGACTCAACGCCGTTGTGTACTTGATAGGTTTACCTTCTTTTTGTGGATCGGCATCCTCGATGTTGTCGGATAATCCTTCACCTGTGAGTTTTAACACGAACCTGTGTTCCTTACCTGGATAGAAAGTGACTTTAATATCTTCAATCTCCTTGATGTTGGCATTCAGAATCTCAACGACCTTCGCGCTCTCCTCCGTTGTTGGTCTTCCTGCACGTCTATCAACAACGATTTCTCCATCGATTGTCGCAAAGTTTCCACGTGCTACTACGTCGAGTTCACCAACTTCGATATCCTCACCCAACGCTTCAAGTATCCCCCTACCGATCTGGTACTTTATGGGATCGTACCCGAAAAGTCCAAGATGTCCAGGCCCACTCCCAGGAGTGATACCGGGGAGAACTGGAATGGTTTGTCCCAGGTCACTCATGGTTGCAAGTTTGTCCATGTTCGGTGTGTGCGCTTTCATCAGTGGGGTCAACCCTTCCTCGTTAGGTAGATCGCCGATACCGTCCAGAACAAGAAGAACGATCTTACTGGAGTTGGGAGAGATGAGTTCACTAACGAAGGCTTGTTTGTCAATGTTCAACATCGGCATACCTCCTTCCTTAGAAAATGTTAGATTCAGTTATTTTGAAAGGATCCTCCAAAATGCAAACCTTTCCCCTCTTTCGCGCTCGACCATAACCGTTGCCAAAGCAAAAGCACACCCGGAAAAGCCGAACAACGTACGAAAGTCACCGATAGCTTAAAAATCTTTTGATCATCTTTGAGATCGCAGCCTGGCACGCGGAGAACGCCAATTTGCCACCACAGTTGGTCGCCGCCAGGAAAGCGATATTTCGTTTCGGGGCAACCCAAACGACGGCAAACCAAAGTCCGTTGCTACCACCGTGTGTCAATGCTAACCCTCCTGCCCAACTTCGCTCTACCACCAACCATCCCAACGCATAACCTTGGTCGTAGTGATCTTTGTGGAGAAATTCGAAGGTTTCTTTCGACAGAAGCTTTGAATTTCCCTGCAACCCTTTAAGATGTTCAGAGACAAATTTGGCCCAATCTTTCACAGAGCAATGAATACCACCAGCAGGAGCGAGAACAGGAGGATTGTCAGCATCAGGTCCTGGTGCGATTGGCTGACATGTAAAGATCAACCTTCTGTGTCCCCAAACGTCCCTGGGAGGACCGAAACCGGCCGATTCCATACCCAGTGGTTTGAAGATAAGTGTTTTCATAAGCTCTTCCCAAGATTTTCCCGTGACTTTTTCTGCCATCGCCGCGGCAACAACGTAGCCGTAATTACTGTATACCATGCACTCTCCTGGTCGATAAGATGGTGGATTTGCCAGTACGAGCTTAACCAGTTCGTATCGCTGAAAAACGACGGGGCCACTCATCTCCCTCAGCTTTGGAAAGAAGTTTCTGTCCGGACGCACGTCTTTCGGCAACCCCGCTTTGTGCGAGAGCAAGTGTACAAGTGTGATAGAGTGAAAACCTGGGTGTATTGCGTCCGCCGCCTCCGGAAACACATCAATGATTTTCGCATCCCAACTCAACGATCCTCGCTCAACTAAGATCGCGAGCATCGTAGCCGTCATCGCCTTAGTACACGAACCAAGGTGGAACGCGTCATCTAACCTTATTAGTTCACCACTACCTATCTTTCGCTCCCCAACCACTTCTGCAAAGATCAATTCCCCATCTTTCACACAAGCAGCTGCCAACGCAGGTACGTGAAAAATATCACGAACTTTGTATAAAAGATCTCCCTCGCAAAACCATCTTTTCACATGATTAAATAACGGCACAATCCACATAAGTCCAGAACAACGCGCCTGGTACCATGATGCAACGGAAACGGACCAGAAATCCTAAATTACCCATCTTCCGCCCAAAATAATTGGTATTTCCTTTCCATCTTTAATTCCGTACACGTTCATCGACGGATTACCAACCATGAAGTCAACGTGCGTAAGGCTGTTGTTCAATCCAGCTTGCTCGAAGTCACCGTTAAATTCTCTGACGCACGTTGGATACGCCCTTCCAAATGCAAAGTGGGCAGCCGCGTTTTCGTCGTAGAGTGTGTTGTAGAATATTCTTCCAAGCTTGTATATGGGTGAGTCGATATCAACGAGTGCAACTTCCCCGAGATACGAGGCACCTTCGTCCGTCGAGAGCAGTTCCTTGAGGACTTCCTTACCTTTTTTCGCGTCGAAATCAAC
The sequence above is a segment of the Fervidobacterium thailandense genome. Coding sequences within it:
- a CDS encoding energy-coupling factor ABC transporter ATP-binding protein, with the protein product MEPVVKVENLWFSYKPGKFVLENINLSLNASSTAIVGQNGAGKTTFVKILKGLLKPTVGDVWVKGVNTKQKTVAQLAKVVGLVFQDPSDQIFKSKVIDEVMFGPLNIFKDKQYSYERAIEALKLVGLEGKVNDHPYDLTLSERKLLCIASVLAMDPEVIIFDEPTIAQDRYHVKRIGELVLELEKNGKTIIAITHDMDFVFEYFKRTLVLHRGKLLADGKTEEVLKQEDILKTAGLEMPYIFKISSLVGKDLSKLLER
- a CDS encoding energy-coupling factor ABC transporter ATP-binding protein codes for the protein MDSVEVITQKIRVENLTYAYPFSNRNALENVSFSIERGECVGVIGRSGAGKSTLCLALTGLVPRFFKGKYSGKVLLDGEDVREIPPEKLVNKIGLVLQNPFSQISGARMTVYEEVAFGLENLGIPREEVIERVERVLKDLDLWEKRDENPFELSGGQLQRLAIASILVLQPEILILDEPTSQLDPAGTIEVFEVISEMKKHGTTIVLVEHKYELLVEYADRIIFLHEGRLIAFDEPEKIFSLSEIDDYMVGEPLHTKLCKKLNLKNSRGYYPVKFSEAVEILRGAFCGTGR
- a CDS encoding energy-coupling factor transporter transmembrane component T family protein is translated as MRVLSLYVERDTLVHRLAPFTKLMFALTSTVVTFLFPSIVVGGVFLGLSVFLTSVAKVLKYLTNLLFVVLVLSISIVVIQGMFYVGNRTSLFSLFGITFYSEGLQRATVLVLRLFTMISAFGVLVLTTCPSDLIDDLVRRGLSPRFGYVLASVLQIVPQMLSTATRIIDAQRSRGLEMEGSFLKKLRAFFALIGPLVLGSLVEARERALALEMRGFAVRTKRTFLKEFAESKLDKFLVRLFQFILYGSITWRIVSWIVLK
- a CDS encoding ECF transporter S component gives rise to the protein MRGKFTTAVLVLIPVAVGINYAGKFFAEALKLPLWLDSIGTILAAMLAGPVVGAISGAINNIIYGLTAGPVSLIYALTSVGIGLSAGALYKARMFETMLKAILSGLIIALVATVISVPLNVVFWEGQTGNIWGDALFAFLRSKGINVWIASFFDELVVDLVDKVLSAIIAFVIFKSLPKTLIYTFQGE
- a CDS encoding HD-GYP domain-containing protein is translated as MAKTTVREFFKGSVLRMLLSVSTVTVFVFVVLLGIFVKRTENAISKMIYTQVKNQVSLVETAIRNFVEVYEESVHEVVSQMVNVLKNESQLDKKIVDTYVNVYLSYFTPPFEEISYEILESKEKKQQIDGQSSMIEFDTLTRRFYFRVFKKILGEKDIVLTFYLPSDTLDSYLKKIDFSDFSVINKLILLDSETMRAIFRIESRSKRNTFLISKTISYPGELKLFGRSLQIYVETCYEEIVSPLIALMSFVLFSILYLSLRISRYSNHLITEIEKIDNALSDFQNGTCRYDLYSDLVEIDKTLDTLRHTHELIFHQINELQNSNARIEELYTEVQELSKELRDAFFDFAQRLATVVEGFEEETAKHVYRTRALTELIVRRLDIPQDYKEEIVRYSTLHDIGKIFIPKELLNKPGKLSKEEFEEIKKHTIYAKRLLTHPRFKVALNIALFHHENYDGTGYPFGLVSDEIPLEARIVKIVDVYDALRSDRPYKKGVSHDTAIRIMTEGDGRVMPSHFDPELLNIFLSLEEDVKLLYQNTNIDALTL
- the rimP gene encoding ribosome maturation factor RimP, translated to MSPKEIASRVGEIAKPIIESLGYELFDVKYKLQAGRWVLTIVIDNPRDYVSTRDCEIVSYELEKQLDASDFIPGSYILEVSSPGLDRPLRNINDFERFVGKLAKVKAGKTYKGYIKSVNKETGNIVLDVDGKDIEINIDEVKSANLEIDF
- the nusA gene encoding transcription termination factor NusA: MNSAMLLEALRELEREKGISIDESIEILEKALMSAYKNRTGERNIEIVINKHSGEIELYQLLEVVDKVENENLQISLDEALKIKPDATIGDIVKRKVNVKKLGRFAVQVAKQVLIQRIREIEKEKQYEKYADLVGRVVTAEVLRVTPEFLDIRIGKLETHLPKKEWIPGEQFEQSDLIKVYVREVKKDKKGPKIIVSRTDPEFVTGLLKLEVPEIEDGIVEIVKIVREPGVRSKVAVISKDPKVDPVGACIGPEGTRIASVLRELKVEKIDIIKWSNDPKELIANALLPAKVIEVEILDPEMKASRVLVSPNELSLAIGKAGQNARLAAKLTGWKIDIKPIMNA
- a CDS encoding Fur family transcriptional regulator; the protein is MHVDSLKKELKERKYRMTPQREQVLKVFIETNSEHLGAEEVYRYLLSKRINVSKATVYRTVDLLVELGFLRKLQFDEGVYRYELVDKDNKHSHFICNSCGKIYELKDELSPDKILKDYTDLLRAQGFEVNEFDVKFRGMCPKCSKKTRKDK
- a CDS encoding ComEC/Rec2 family competence protein, which codes for MRSLGSSSPRYLTFYYFSASVIGALVGTAVRFPPYCLLATFALYKRPKVALFLFFLFFANLVLVTNSPLEVVKNVEFVGTVKSVQGESSILSLSYYDGRRWRKLGFDVRLYERLDVGTIVYLKGELRRAKSYPVFYVKPRVIVKVKNYVSLRSKIFETFQRFRDFSREVEPFYPSLFGDASRDESFVKSGLFHIFCVSGMHVSMLYVISDKLISLLIYRRNARLILPLIFPTVFVVGSGLNVPAVRALLMIYVSVLFKLVDVKVNPVNVVSLTGLFMVLFNPEIVFSLSFYMTFLATLGVLVYEGKFKNIVSGLGGFLGSAPFVSLISDVNVFSPIATLIVGFPVQIIMFGLTSAFATFVLQLHALAKLILKALLPFVWFVRFIASLFSRLPLLPSHWIIAIAFGFTFGVYISLTEELEKLQ
- a CDS encoding 2,3-bisphosphoglycerate-independent phosphoglycerate mutase translates to MLNIDKQAFVSELISPNSSKIVLLVLDGIGDLPNEEGLTPLMKAHTPNMDKLATMSDLGQTIPVLPGITPGSGPGHLGLFGYDPIKYQIGRGILEALGEDIEVGELDVVARGNFATIDGEIVVDRRAGRPTTEESAKVVEILNANIKEIEDIKVTFYPGKEHRFVLKLTGEGLSDNIEDADPQKEGKPIKYTTALSPEAEKTARIVNKLLERIKEVLKDQPKMNFALVRGFSKYPKLPQFPEVYKLRAGAIAVYPMYRGLAKLVGMTVIPTGQTIEDEIETLKKEWNNYDFFFVHVKKTDSYGEDGKFDEKVHVIENVDRVIPEILSLNPDVLVITGDHSTPCAMKGHSFHPVPILFCAKHTRKGMSKAFNEFECARGSLGTIHSTDVMNLILAYAGRLEKFGA
- a CDS encoding serine hydrolase domain-containing protein produces the protein MWIVPLFNHVKRWFCEGDLLYKVRDIFHVPALAAACVKDGELIFAEVVGERKIGSGELIRLDDAFHLGSCTKAMTATMLAILVERGSLSWDAKIIDVFPEAADAIHPGFHSITLVHLLSHKAGLPKDVRPDRNFFPKLREMSGPVVFQRYELVKLVLANPPSYRPGECMVYSNYGYVVAAAMAEKVTGKSWEELMKTLIFKPLGMESAGFGPPRDVWGHRRLIFTCQPIAPGPDADNPPVLAPAGGIHCSVKDWAKFVSEHLKGLQGNSKLLSKETFEFLHKDHYDQGYALGWLVVERSWAGGLALTHGGSNGLWFAVVWVAPKRNIAFLAATNCGGKLAFSACQAAISKMIKRFLSYR